From the genome of Synergistetes bacterium HGW-Synergistetes-1, one region includes:
- a CDS encoding D-alanyl-D-alanine dipeptidase — MGEEVLRKRALAAEPPAEPGEFFKPDLIELISIDPTIKTDIRYATENNFMGIRLYDQPRAFLQREAAAALVMANSKFSKYGYGLIVYDAYRPWYVTKMFYDATPDHQKDFVANPSQGSRHNRGGAVDVGLYELKTGKTLDMGSGYDEFSIRAHPDYPGGTSEQRELRDKLRVIMEGEGFKVFHNEWWHFDYRKWKKYPIMNLRFEEI; from the coding sequence ATGGGAGAAGAGGTGCTTAGGAAACGCGCACTGGCTGCCGAGCCTCCTGCTGAGCCCGGAGAATTTTTTAAACCGGACCTCATCGAGCTGATAAGCATAGACCCCACAATAAAAACAGATATCCGTTACGCAACAGAGAATAACTTCATGGGTATCCGCCTCTATGATCAGCCGCGTGCTTTTCTTCAAAGGGAAGCTGCAGCTGCCTTGGTAATGGCAAACAGCAAATTTTCTAAATATGGTTACGGACTGATCGTCTACGACGCATACAGACCCTGGTACGTGACAAAGATGTTTTATGATGCCACACCTGACCACCAAAAGGATTTTGTGGCAAACCCGTCACAGGGTTCAAGACACAACCGAGGAGGCGCTGTGGACGTTGGACTCTACGAGCTCAAAACTGGCAAAACGCTTGATATGGGAAGCGGATATGATGAATTTTCAATTCGAGCCCACCCTGATTATCCGGGAGGAACATCTGAGCAACGAGAGCTGCGGGATAAGCTTCGTGTAATAATGGAAGGAGAGGGTTTCAAGGTCTTTCACAACGAATGGTGGCATTTCGACTACCGGAAGTGGAAGAAATATCCGATCATGAACCTGAGATTCGAGGAAATATGA
- a CDS encoding DNA-binding response regulator: protein MIDILIIEDDKSIQNFLKVALRTHGYACSIAPNGLSGISVFLSERPSLVILDLGLPDIDGAEVLKQIRDTSEVPVIIVSARGEEGEKVKALDMGADDYITKPFYINELLARIRVALRHKKNELESKKVFESGQLKIDFECREIFVNEAQVHLTPIEYKILSLLVENSGKVLTHRHIQKEVWGTATTDDYQTLRVFMANIRRKIDNDGPGRRLITTEVGVGYKFSENAG, encoded by the coding sequence ATGATTGACATCCTTATCATTGAGGACGATAAAAGTATTCAAAACTTTCTCAAAGTTGCGCTCAGAACACATGGTTACGCATGTTCAATAGCCCCAAACGGGCTTTCAGGTATTTCAGTCTTTCTTTCTGAAAGGCCATCTCTTGTGATTTTAGATCTTGGTTTACCGGACATAGATGGAGCAGAAGTTCTTAAACAGATACGCGACACATCGGAAGTTCCTGTAATAATTGTTTCAGCCAGAGGAGAAGAAGGAGAAAAGGTTAAAGCACTTGACATGGGAGCAGATGATTATATTACAAAACCATTTTATATCAACGAACTTCTTGCAAGAATAAGGGTGGCATTAAGACACAAAAAAAATGAATTGGAATCAAAAAAGGTGTTTGAATCCGGCCAGCTGAAAATTGATTTCGAATGCAGAGAAATTTTTGTTAACGAAGCACAGGTGCACTTGACTCCGATCGAGTATAAAATACTCTCGCTCCTGGTTGAAAATTCTGGAAAAGTGCTTACCCACAGGCACATACAAAAAGAAGTCTGGGGAACGGCAACTACTGATGATTACCAAACGCTCAGAGTTTTTATGGCAAACATAAGAAGAAAGATCGATAACGATGGGCCGGGGCGTCGACTAATAACGACAGAAGTAGGAGTTGGCTATAAATTCAGTGAAAATGCCGGATAA
- a CDS encoding sensor histidine kinase, which produces MNMTRLNDVQFSEDPHVNDLLKSLTIIILATLISSTLYDIGLRVENILMIYAVSILIIVTETQKLLWGVLSAVLCLLLFNFFFTEPRYTLMMDDANHYASLAIFLAAAFLVSTLTTKLKNQVEISRKNEEMTNKLYKMASGYLNLSDKDELVRYSQNCITGLVSKKCRIYLAEEAKESFEELRWCFGNSIPCGFREVKFRSSDKRWLPIKSSHNTVGVLEIQMEGKELSKEEALCLHTAMSQTALALEHNIMRQTEEENRLEIEKEKLRSNLLRSVSHDIRTPLTSIAGSASFLADSFETLDKESTKSLLCDIERDASWLNDMVSNLLNLTRIQDGKIPIKRSNEVVDDVINAAVEHSSKHLGSHRLSVEKPKDIMLVPMDGQLITQVLVNLLDNALKHTDPESSIIVRVKARKNKAVFDVIDDGPGIPKDLKENIFDNFVTGNAGSGDMARGTGLGLSIAKSIVEAHGGTISVKNRPSGGTVFSFWLPCEGVKEND; this is translated from the coding sequence ATGAATATGACGAGACTCAACGATGTGCAATTTAGCGAAGATCCCCATGTTAATGACTTGTTAAAGTCTTTGACAATAATAATCCTCGCCACTCTGATTTCTTCAACACTTTACGACATAGGGCTCCGTGTTGAGAATATTCTCATGATATACGCAGTTTCTATTCTAATAATAGTGACCGAAACACAAAAACTGCTTTGGGGAGTCCTGTCCGCAGTCTTATGTTTGCTATTGTTTAATTTTTTCTTTACGGAACCTCGTTACACATTGATGATGGATGATGCAAACCACTACGCTTCCCTTGCAATATTTCTTGCTGCAGCCTTTTTGGTCAGTACTCTTACCACCAAACTTAAAAACCAGGTTGAAATTTCCCGTAAAAATGAGGAAATGACAAACAAACTATATAAAATGGCAAGCGGCTATCTTAATCTTTCAGATAAAGATGAACTGGTGAGGTATAGTCAAAATTGCATAACTGGTCTTGTCTCTAAGAAATGCAGGATATATCTGGCTGAAGAAGCAAAAGAGTCTTTTGAGGAATTACGCTGGTGTTTCGGAAATTCTATCCCTTGCGGATTTCGCGAAGTTAAGTTTCGCAGTAGTGATAAAAGGTGGCTGCCAATTAAAAGCAGCCACAACACAGTAGGTGTGTTGGAAATTCAAATGGAAGGGAAGGAACTTTCAAAAGAAGAGGCATTGTGTTTACATACCGCCATGAGCCAAACCGCACTTGCCCTTGAACATAATATTATGAGACAGACAGAAGAGGAAAACCGTTTGGAGATAGAAAAAGAAAAACTCAGGAGCAATCTGTTAAGAAGCGTTTCGCATGACATAAGGACGCCGCTGACATCAATAGCCGGAAGTGCCTCATTTCTCGCAGATAGCTTTGAAACGCTAGATAAAGAAAGTACAAAATCACTCCTTTGTGATATAGAGAGAGATGCTTCATGGCTAAACGACATGGTATCAAATTTACTAAACCTCACCAGGATCCAGGACGGAAAGATTCCAATAAAAAGGAGCAATGAGGTCGTTGATGATGTTATCAATGCGGCAGTTGAACATTCCAGCAAGCATTTGGGTTCACACCGTCTTTCAGTTGAAAAACCCAAAGACATCATGCTTGTCCCGATGGACGGTCAATTGATAACACAGGTTCTTGTAAATCTTTTGGACAATGCACTGAAACACACTGATCCGGAAAGTTCGATAATTGTCAGAGTTAAAGCAAGAAAAAACAAAGCGGTCTTTGACGTTATTGATGATGGACCTGGCATACCGAAAGATCTGAAGGAAAACATATTTGATAATTTTGTGACAGGAAATGCCGGCAGTGGGGATATGGCAAGGGGAACCGGACTCGGGCTTTCTATTGCAAAATCCATAGTTGAAGCTCACGGAGGCACTATAAGCGTTAAGAATCGCCCCTCTGGCGGCACGGTTTTCTCTTTTTGGCTTCCTTGTGAAGGGGTGAAAGAAAATGATTGA